From a region of the Oryza sativa Japonica Group chromosome 6, ASM3414082v1 genome:
- the LOC107275998 gene encoding acetyl transferase GW6a-like, with amino-acid sequence MVETTTMMKVLVRVREFDVEKDLPAVEELERRCQVGLSGDMAAVHDHADDGDGAAAKEKKKTKTKTKKKKASMSLCVEQIGDPLARVRHAPEHVMLVAEYGEEEEKKKVVGVIKACVKTVSRGGKQEKPFVKVANLLGLRVSPSHRRLGIGTALVRRAEEWCVARGAEHATMATTESNAASLALFTGRFGYAPFRRPEFIGHPVHAHRLPVARGHRVFQLPPEVAAAAYARLLPPQDAEFLPADMPALLAHKLTLGTFVAVAADGASFAVLSVWDSTRSLSLRVSGAPALLRASLAALRALDRGAPWLHLPSIPDIFRPFGAYLLYGLRMSGPDGPALLRSLCHHAHNVARKNPACAVVAADISPDDPAAAAVPRWRRFCCDEDVWCIKNLNPDEHDADDWAAPPPPPGRHLFVDPREF; translated from the exons ATggtggagacgacgacgatgatgaaggTGTTGGTGAGGGTGAGGGAGTTCGACGTGGAGAAGGActtgccggcggtggaggagctggAGCGGCGGTGCCAGGTCGGCCTGTCCGGCGACATGGCCGCGGTTCACGAccacgccgacgacggcgacggcgccgccgccaaggagaagaagaagaccaagacgaagacgaagaagaagaaggcgagcATGTCTCTCTGCGTCGAGCAGATCGGCGACCCGCTCGCCAGAGTCCGCCACGCCCCGGAACACGTCATGCTG GTGgcggagtacggcgaggaggaggagaagaagaaggtggtggGTGTGATCAAGGCGTGCGTGAAGACGGTGAGCCGTGGCGGGAAGCAGGAGAAGCCATTCGTGAAGGTCGCCAACCTCCTCGGCCTCAGGGTGTCGCCATCTCACAG GCGGCTGGGGATCGGGACGGCGCTGGTGAGGCGGGCGGAGGAGTGGTGCGTGGCGAGGGGAGCGGAGCacgcgacgatggcgacgacggagtCGAACGCGGCGTCGCTGGCGCTGTTCACGGGGAGGTTCGGGTACGCGCCGTTCAGGCGGCCGGAGTTCATCGGCCACCCGGTGCACGCGCACCGGCTGCCGGTGGCGAGGGGGCACCGCGTGTTCCAGCTGCCCCCCgaggtcgccgcggcggcgtacgCGCGGCTGCTCCCGCCGCAGGACGCCGAGTTCCTCCCCGCCGACATGCCCGCGCTGCTCGCACACAAGCTCACCCTCGGCaccttcgtcgccgtcgccgctgacgGCGCGTCGTTCGCCGTGCTCAGCGTCTGGGACTCCACACGCTCGCTCAGCCTCCGCGTGAGCGGCGCCCCGGCGCTGCTCCGCGCGTCGCTCGCCGCGCTCCGGGCGCTCGACCGCGGTGCGCCGTGGCTGCACCTCCCCTCCATCCCGGACATCTTCCGCCCCTTCGGCGCCTACCTCCTCTACGGCCTCCGCATGTCCGGCCCGGACGGCCCGGCGCTGCTCCGGTCGCTCTGCCACCACGCCCACAACGTCGCCCGCAAGAACCcggcgtgcgccgtcgtcgccgccgacatcTCCCccgacgacccggccgccgccgccgtcccgcggTGGCGCCGCTTCTGCTGCGACGAGGACGTCTGGTGCATCAAGAACCTCAACCCGGACGAACACGACGCCGACGactgggcggcgccgccgccgccgccgggacgccaCCTCTTCGTCGACCCCCGCGAGTTCTAA